In the Pirellulales bacterium genome, one interval contains:
- a CDS encoding sulfotransferase, translated as MEPNFVIAGGQRSGTTSLVRILASHPQVYMARPAWPEPKYFVEDPRPGRDRAWYLAQWFADTGTARAVGEKSTSYLESPGAARRMKEQFPAMKVVMILRHPAERAISNYRFSRQNGLETLSLADALAEESQRAAVAGVSVSPFAYVRRGKYVLDLPPYFEYVPPSDRLMLLHDDLRADPAAFCRSLFEFLGVDPQHEPPEARERHNAHQPDELRIDRGTLDRLLAEFDTSNRELGKLLGRDLSAWSRSTAELEALVR; from the coding sequence ATGGAACCCAACTTCGTTATTGCCGGTGGGCAGCGGTCGGGTACCACCTCGCTCGTGCGAATCCTCGCCAGCCATCCGCAGGTTTATATGGCGCGGCCCGCGTGGCCGGAGCCCAAATATTTCGTCGAAGACCCGCGGCCGGGACGCGATCGCGCGTGGTATCTCGCCCAGTGGTTCGCCGACACAGGCACCGCTCGGGCCGTCGGGGAAAAATCGACGTCATATCTCGAATCACCCGGTGCCGCCCGGCGCATGAAAGAGCAGTTCCCGGCCATGAAGGTCGTGATGATCTTGCGGCACCCGGCCGAACGCGCGATTTCGAACTATCGCTTCTCGCGCCAGAACGGCCTGGAGACCCTGTCGCTGGCCGACGCGCTGGCCGAGGAATCGCAACGGGCCGCCGTGGCGGGGGTGTCGGTCAGCCCGTTTGCCTATGTCCGCCGGGGCAAGTACGTGCTCGACCTGCCGCCCTACTTCGAGTACGTCCCGCCGTCCGACCGGCTGATGCTGTTGCACGACGATCTGCGGGCCGACCCGGCGGCGTTCTGCCGTTCGCTGTTCGAATTCTTGGGCGTCGATCCACAACACGAGCCGCCCGAGGCCCGCGAGCGCCACAACGCGCATCAGCCCGACGAGCTGCGCATCGATCGCGGTACCCTCGACCGCCTGCTGGCCGAGTTCGACACGAGCAACCGCGAGCTCGGCAAACTGCTGGGGCGCGATCTTTCGGCCTGGTCGCGCTCGACCGCAGAACTCGAAGCCTTGGTGCGATAA
- a CDS encoding glycosyltransferase family 2 protein yields MTAAPHSSESHVSAAAEPAPSPDGRARPRYSIVIPVYRSAPLLPKLVERLDAFFAQHPYSHEYIFVNDGSPDESWQVLERLKQGRDELVIIDLLRNYGQHSAVFCGLQQSRGDWVITMDDDLQNPPEELIHLIRKADEGADAVFGQFHQKMHGTFRLLGSKLVGWLNYKLFNKPKTLVLTNFRCLRREVVDAMCQVNTTFPYIPGLVLLSAKTFANVPVAHHARPVGTSNYNLSTIARLVWRIVFNYSSFPLRLLCGIGLATSLFSFLLGAFFLIRSFFVKTQTPGWPSLVVLMSFYQGIVLIIFAAVGEYLVRIVNDVSGQKSYRIRKRL; encoded by the coding sequence ATGACCGCGGCGCCGCACTCGAGCGAAAGCCACGTCAGCGCCGCGGCCGAGCCGGCCCCGTCGCCCGATGGCCGCGCGCGTCCGCGCTATTCCATCGTGATCCCCGTCTATCGCTCGGCGCCCCTGTTGCCCAAGCTCGTCGAACGGCTCGATGCGTTCTTCGCCCAGCACCCGTATTCGCACGAATACATCTTCGTCAACGACGGCAGCCCCGATGAGAGCTGGCAAGTGCTCGAACGCCTCAAGCAGGGCCGCGATGAACTGGTCATCATCGACCTGCTGCGCAACTACGGGCAGCACAGTGCCGTGTTCTGCGGGCTGCAGCAGTCGCGCGGCGACTGGGTGATCACCATGGACGACGATCTCCAGAACCCGCCGGAGGAGTTGATCCACCTGATCCGCAAGGCCGACGAGGGCGCCGACGCCGTGTTCGGCCAGTTTCATCAGAAGATGCACGGCACCTTCCGCCTGCTCGGCTCGAAGCTCGTCGGCTGGTTGAACTACAAGCTGTTCAACAAGCCCAAGACCCTGGTGCTGACCAACTTTCGCTGCCTGCGCCGCGAAGTGGTCGACGCGATGTGCCAGGTAAACACAACCTTTCCGTACATCCCCGGCCTGGTGTTGCTCTCGGCCAAGACCTTTGCCAACGTACCCGTCGCGCATCACGCCCGGCCGGTCGGCACCTCGAACTACAACCTGAGCACGATTGCCCGGCTGGTTTGGCGGATCGTGTTCAACTACTCGTCCTTCCCGCTGCGGCTCTTGTGTGGCATCGGTCTGGCCACGTCGCTGTTCAGCTTCCTGTTGGGCGCCTTCTTCTTGATTCGCAGCTTCTTCGTCAAGACGCAAACTCCTGGCTGGCCGTCGCTGGTCGTGCTGATGTCGTTCTACCAGGGCATTGTGCTCATCATCTTCGCCGCTGTCGGCGAGTACCTGGTGCGTATCGTCAACGACGTCTCGGGGCAGAAGTCGTATCGCATCCGCAAGAGGCTCTAA
- the rffA gene encoding dTDP-4-amino-4,6-dideoxygalactose transaminase: MQRRIPFNKPFIAGKELYYVAQAVTLGNIAGDGHFTRSCSRILEERFGIHKVLLTPSCTAALEMAAMLCDIGPGDEVILPSFTFVSTANAIVRLGAKPIFVDIRPDTLNLDERLIEAAITPKTKAILPVHYAGVACEMDEILAIAQRHGVHCFEDAAQGVHAFYRGRALGSLAPLGAYSFHETKNYTCGEGGALCINDPALLHKAEIIRDKGTNRSQFLRGEVDKYTWVDVGSSYVPSEVASAFLYAQLEMLDAIAERRRQIDLLYRQELAPLTAEGLVQLPYCPPHSESNYHMFYVMLADAETRNALMAHLKAQNIGATFHYIPLHDSPMGRKLGCNPGPLPVTESISARLLRLPFYYEITPADQAEVVHQIGEFFRLRRPAVTLASGQAVARS, translated from the coding sequence ATGCAGCGACGCATTCCGTTCAATAAGCCGTTCATCGCCGGCAAAGAGCTGTACTACGTCGCCCAGGCCGTAACGCTGGGCAACATTGCCGGCGACGGCCATTTCACGCGCAGTTGCAGCCGAATTCTCGAGGAGCGATTCGGTATCCACAAGGTGCTGCTGACCCCCTCTTGTACGGCGGCCTTGGAAATGGCCGCGATGCTGTGCGATATCGGGCCGGGCGACGAGGTCATCCTGCCCTCGTTCACGTTCGTCTCCACCGCCAACGCGATCGTCCGGCTGGGCGCCAAACCCATCTTCGTCGACATCCGGCCCGACACGCTGAATCTCGACGAGCGGTTGATCGAGGCGGCCATCACGCCGAAGACCAAGGCGATTCTCCCGGTGCACTATGCCGGCGTGGCCTGCGAGATGGACGAGATCCTCGCGATCGCCCAGCGGCACGGCGTCCACTGTTTCGAAGACGCGGCGCAAGGCGTGCATGCCTTTTATCGCGGTCGAGCCCTGGGTTCGTTGGCCCCCTTGGGCGCCTACAGTTTTCACGAGACCAAAAACTACACCTGTGGCGAGGGGGGGGCGTTGTGCATCAATGATCCGGCCTTGCTGCACAAGGCCGAAATCATTCGCGACAAGGGCACGAACCGCTCGCAATTTCTGCGGGGTGAAGTCGACAAATACACCTGGGTCGACGTCGGCAGCTCGTACGTCCCCAGCGAAGTCGCATCGGCGTTTCTCTATGCCCAGTTGGAAATGCTCGACGCCATCGCCGAACGCCGCCGCCAAATCGATTTGCTCTACCGACAAGAGCTGGCCCCGCTGACCGCCGAGGGCCTCGTGCAGTTGCCCTATTGCCCGCCGCACAGCGAGAGCAACTATCACATGTTCTACGTGATGCTGGCCGACGCCGAGACGCGCAACGCGCTGATGGCGCACCTCAAGGCGCAGAACATTGGTGCTACGTTCCACTACATCCCGCTGCACGATTCGCCCATGGGCCGCAAACTGGGCTGCAACCCCGGTCCACTACCGGTGACCGAGTCGATCTCCGCGCGCCTGTTGAGGCTGCCCTTCTACTACGAGATCACGCCGGCCGACCAAGCCGAGGTCGTGCACCAGATCGGCGAGTTTTTTCGCCTGCGGCGCCCGGCTGTGACGTTGGCCTCCGGCCAGGCGGTCGCTCGGTCATGA
- the leuC gene encoding 3-isopropylmalate dehydratase large subunit, translated as MFEKIWDAHVVHAPPGEQTILYIDLHLVHEVTSAQAFEGLRIAGRKVRCPERTIATPDHNVPTTDRRLPIADPISKQQIDTLRRNCEEFGIRLYDINDPHQGIVHVIGPELGRTQPGMTIVCGDSHTATHGAFGALAFGIGTSEVEHVLATQTLLQFRPKTLELRIDGRLATGVTAKDLILYLIGELTTDGGTGYCIEYTGSAVRALSMEERMTVCNMSIEAGARAGMIAPDSTTFDYLRGRPFAPPGAAFDRAVTRWEQLPSDPGAKYDKSLVFQASNVSPQVTWGTNPGQVAPVTGRVPEPAALDDDNARKAAAQALNYMGLKPGTPITDIPIDRVFIGSCTNSRIEDLRAAAKVVRGYHVADRVHAMVVPGSGPVKRQAESEGLDRVFTEAGFEWREAGCSMCLAMNPDVLSPGERCASTSNRNFEGRQGKDGRTHLVSPAMAAAAAVRGAFVDIRDWQFK; from the coding sequence ATGTTCGAAAAGATTTGGGACGCCCACGTAGTCCACGCGCCGCCGGGGGAACAGACGATTCTGTACATCGACCTGCACCTGGTCCATGAAGTGACCAGCGCCCAGGCATTCGAGGGCCTGCGCATCGCGGGCCGCAAGGTGCGCTGTCCCGAGCGGACGATCGCCACGCCCGATCACAATGTGCCGACCACCGATCGCCGGTTGCCGATCGCCGACCCGATCTCCAAGCAGCAGATCGACACCTTGCGGCGCAATTGCGAAGAATTCGGTATCCGGCTGTACGACATCAACGATCCTCACCAGGGCATCGTGCACGTGATCGGGCCCGAGCTGGGCCGCACACAGCCAGGTATGACGATCGTCTGCGGCGACAGCCATACGGCCACGCACGGGGCCTTCGGCGCGCTGGCTTTTGGCATCGGCACCAGCGAAGTCGAACACGTCCTGGCCACGCAGACGTTGTTGCAGTTCCGGCCCAAGACGTTGGAGTTGCGGATCGACGGGCGGCTCGCCACGGGCGTTACCGCGAAGGATTTGATTCTGTACTTGATCGGTGAATTGACGACCGACGGCGGCACGGGCTATTGCATCGAGTACACCGGCAGCGCCGTCCGCGCGCTGAGCATGGAAGAGCGGATGACGGTCTGCAATATGTCGATCGAGGCCGGCGCCCGGGCCGGGATGATCGCCCCCGACTCGACGACCTTCGACTATTTGCGCGGTCGCCCGTTTGCCCCGCCAGGCGCCGCGTTTGACCGGGCCGTGACGCGTTGGGAGCAACTGCCCAGCGACCCCGGCGCGAAGTACGACAAGTCGCTCGTGTTCCAGGCCAGCAATGTCAGCCCGCAAGTCACCTGGGGCACCAATCCCGGCCAGGTCGCGCCGGTGACCGGCCGTGTGCCCGAGCCGGCAGCGCTCGACGACGACAATGCCCGCAAGGCGGCCGCACAGGCGTTGAATTACATGGGCCTCAAGCCCGGCACGCCCATTACCGACATTCCCATCGATCGCGTGTTCATCGGTTCCTGCACGAACAGCCGGATCGAAGACTTGCGTGCCGCGGCCAAGGTCGTGCGCGGCTACCATGTGGCCGATCGCGTGCACGCGATGGTCGTCCCAGGCAGCGGACCGGTCAAACGGCAGGCCGAAAGTGAGGGCCTCGATCGTGTGTTTACCGAGGCGGGGTTCGAATGGCGCGAGGCCGGCTGCAGCATGTGCCTGGCGATGAACCCGGACGTGCTATCGCCGGGCGAGCGGTGCGCGTCGACGAGTAACCGCAATTTCGAAGGTCGCCAAGGCAAGGACGGCCGCACGCACCTCGTGTCGCCGGCGATGGCTGCGGCGGCGGCGGTGCGGGGCGCGTTTGTCGATATCCGCGACTGGCAGTTCAAGTAA
- the leuD gene encoding 3-isopropylmalate dehydratase small subunit, with amino-acid sequence MQPFTTHTGLVVSMDRVNVDTDQIIPKQFLKRIERTGFGQFLFFDWRFLNDGQPNPEFELNRPAAQGATILVARRNFGCGSSREHAPWALEDFGFRAILAPSFADIFYNNCFKNGLLPIRLSEVQIDDLFRRAAATPGYKLTIDLAKATIRDEQGLEIKFEIDPFRQHCLLNGLDDIGLTLQHEDKIAAYEARLSTAG; translated from the coding sequence ATGCAACCGTTTACCACGCATACCGGCCTAGTCGTGAGCATGGACCGGGTGAATGTCGACACTGACCAGATCATCCCCAAACAGTTCCTCAAGCGGATCGAGCGGACCGGCTTCGGGCAGTTCTTGTTCTTTGACTGGCGGTTTTTGAACGACGGGCAGCCGAATCCCGAATTCGAGCTCAATCGTCCTGCCGCACAGGGGGCCACGATTCTGGTGGCGCGACGCAATTTCGGCTGCGGTTCGAGCCGCGAACACGCGCCCTGGGCCCTCGAGGATTTTGGCTTTCGCGCGATTCTCGCGCCGTCGTTCGCCGACATCTTCTACAACAACTGTTTCAAGAACGGGCTGCTGCCGATTCGGTTGAGCGAAGTGCAGATCGACGACTTGTTCCGCCGCGCGGCCGCGACGCCGGGTTACAAGCTGACGATCGATCTGGCCAAGGCCACAATCCGCGACGAACAAGGGCTGGAGATCAAATTCGAGATCGATCCCTTCCGCCAGCATTGCCTGCTGAACGGCCTGGATGACATCGGGCTGACGTTGCAGCACGAGGACAAGATCGCCGCCTATGAGGCGCGGCTCAGCACGGCGGGCTGA
- a CDS encoding tetratricopeptide repeat protein — translation MMSHDGTPWVLETTDERFAADCIERSHDVPVVVDFWAEWCGPCRMLGPTLAQLAGEFGGRFLLVKAEMDVNQGAAAGLRVEAIPAVFALRDGQIVDQFVGLLPEPQLRAWIERILPQPAEVLAKDAAQLESTAPRDAEAKYREALRLDANLAPAKIGLARLLVHTGQLDEAGRWIADLRERGFLEPEAEAVEAELALRAHAGDSGAVDALRAVVVAEPDNGQARLDLAQALAAAGQHAEALELCLRLVQTDRKTHGDPARETMVNIFHLLGPDHELVSEYRRRLSAALY, via the coding sequence ATGATGTCCCACGACGGTACGCCCTGGGTACTCGAAACGACCGACGAGCGTTTCGCCGCCGATTGCATCGAGCGTTCGCACGACGTACCGGTGGTGGTCGACTTTTGGGCCGAGTGGTGCGGGCCGTGCCGGATGCTCGGCCCGACGCTAGCGCAACTGGCCGGCGAATTCGGCGGGCGATTCCTGCTCGTGAAGGCCGAAATGGACGTCAATCAGGGCGCCGCCGCGGGACTGCGCGTCGAAGCGATCCCGGCCGTTTTCGCGCTCCGCGACGGTCAAATTGTCGATCAATTTGTCGGTCTGTTGCCCGAACCGCAATTGCGGGCCTGGATCGAGCGCATTTTGCCGCAACCGGCCGAAGTGCTGGCGAAGGATGCGGCGCAGCTCGAATCGACCGCGCCGCGCGATGCCGAAGCGAAGTACCGAGAGGCGCTGCGGCTCGATGCGAACCTGGCCCCGGCCAAGATTGGCCTCGCGCGTCTCCTCGTGCACACGGGCCAACTCGACGAGGCCGGCCGCTGGATCGCCGATCTAAGGGAACGCGGCTTTCTCGAGCCCGAGGCGGAAGCCGTCGAGGCCGAGTTGGCGCTGCGCGCACATGCCGGCGACAGTGGTGCGGTCGACGCGCTGCGAGCGGTCGTTGTCGCCGAACCCGACAACGGCCAGGCCCGGCTCGATCTGGCCCAGGCGCTGGCGGCCGCGGGCCAGCACGCCGAGGCGCTGGAATTGTGCTTGAGGCTAGTGCAGACCGACCGCAAGACGCACGGCGACCCGGCCCGGGAGACGATGGTCAACATCTTCCACCTGCTGGGCCCGGACCACGAGCTGGTCAGCGAATATCGCCGCCGGCTTTCGGCCGCGTTGTACTAG
- a CDS encoding PEP-CTERM sorting domain-containing protein, whose amino-acid sequence MHAALLRSTLAVATCLAVFIAPATATIIEPINYADDLAGGLVTVHFSSIFSGTPLEIGSVTMTLIGTPLTHTASTPYHPNFGFIVSGETSSAIWEIDNFSPVVDDPLAVYISKVEIDLRPSRGGVQPSLFDDGSTPSTPLSGTGVAGVIPIIISTGAAPSSAVESLPWTDPSNLGDMYGKLTLTWSGTDMLAPEKNFKWFDDTDLVPEPSSFALLGAGLAGFAFAARRCRQRAAHSAAIDRRERR is encoded by the coding sequence ATGCACGCTGCTCTGCTTCGTTCGACCTTGGCGGTCGCAACCTGTTTGGCCGTTTTCATCGCTCCCGCTACGGCGACGATCATCGAGCCGATCAACTATGCGGACGATCTCGCCGGCGGCCTGGTGACGGTCCACTTCTCGTCGATCTTCAGCGGCACGCCCCTGGAGATCGGCAGCGTGACCATGACCTTGATCGGCACGCCGCTGACGCACACCGCGAGCACGCCCTATCACCCCAACTTTGGCTTCATCGTCTCGGGCGAGACGTCCTCGGCCATTTGGGAGATCGACAACTTTTCGCCGGTGGTCGACGATCCGCTGGCGGTCTACATCTCGAAGGTCGAGATCGATCTGCGCCCCTCGCGCGGCGGCGTTCAACCTTCCCTGTTTGACGACGGCAGCACGCCTTCGACGCCCTTGAGCGGAACGGGCGTCGCGGGCGTTATCCCGATCATCATCTCGACGGGCGCCGCACCATCGTCGGCGGTCGAGTCGTTGCCTTGGACCGATCCGAGCAATCTGGGCGACATGTACGGCAAGCTCACGCTCACCTGGAGCGGAACCGACATGCTAGCGCCGGAGAAGAATTTCAAATGGTTCGACGATACGGACCTAGTCCCGGAACCATCGTCGTTCGCACTGCTCGGAGCCGGCCTGGCTGGATTCGCCTTTGCCGCACGACGATGTCGTCAGCGAGCCGCGCACAGCGCCGCGATCGATCGCCGGGAACGGCGCTGA
- a CDS encoding DUF1501 domain-containing protein, with translation MHRRTFLADTGMGLTGLVLGSLLFRDGVARAAAPEHVADALGWSPPDGQPHFQPRAKSVIWLFMIGGTSHMESFDPKPALTQYAGKTVAETPFVDPLQSPFLKQNLREIVPGLHHPHPQLFPLQIGYQKHGQSGIEISDWWPHLAQRADDLAIVRSMWTTDNNHGAQLQFHTGRHSLEGQFPTIGSWVHYGLGSLCDDLPQFVVMGTPIADCCGGVGGHGAAYLGPAHNGVHLEVDPARPLPFAAPGAGIYREEQQAEFELLGELNGLSSVEYPDDPAIAARIRAYELAFRMQMSVPEVLSFDRETVATQALYGLDRKESRVFGQQCLAARRLVERGVRFVQIFHGSNGGAGAWDAHSNLKNGHAALCDQVDQPIAALLEDLKQRGLLDETLVVWATEFGRTPGAQNSDGRDHHPYGFSVWLAGGGTQGGTVHGATDELGFHAVENRHYVTDIHATVMHQLGLDPRRLEVPGRKRLEIDFGSPIREILA, from the coding sequence ATGCATCGCCGCACCTTCCTGGCTGACACCGGCATGGGCCTTACGGGGTTGGTGCTGGGCTCGCTGCTGTTCCGCGATGGTGTTGCCCGTGCCGCCGCGCCCGAACACGTGGCCGACGCCTTGGGCTGGTCGCCGCCCGATGGGCAGCCGCACTTCCAGCCCCGAGCCAAGAGCGTGATCTGGCTGTTCATGATCGGTGGCACCAGCCACATGGAGAGTTTCGACCCGAAGCCGGCGCTGACGCAATACGCCGGCAAGACCGTCGCCGAGACCCCGTTCGTCGATCCGTTGCAGTCGCCATTCCTCAAGCAGAACCTGCGCGAGATCGTGCCGGGGCTGCATCATCCGCATCCGCAGTTGTTCCCGTTGCAGATCGGCTACCAGAAGCACGGGCAAAGCGGGATCGAAATCAGCGATTGGTGGCCGCACCTGGCCCAGCGCGCCGACGACCTGGCGATCGTCCGTTCGATGTGGACGACCGACAACAATCACGGTGCACAGCTCCAGTTCCACACCGGCCGGCACTCGCTCGAGGGCCAGTTCCCCACGATCGGCTCCTGGGTTCACTACGGACTCGGTTCGTTGTGCGACGACCTGCCGCAATTTGTCGTCATGGGCACGCCAATTGCCGACTGTTGCGGCGGCGTCGGCGGGCATGGTGCCGCATACCTTGGGCCAGCGCACAACGGCGTGCATCTCGAAGTCGATCCAGCCCGGCCCTTGCCGTTTGCAGCGCCCGGGGCGGGCATCTATCGCGAGGAGCAGCAAGCCGAATTTGAGCTGCTTGGCGAGCTCAACGGACTGAGCAGCGTCGAATACCCCGACGATCCGGCGATTGCCGCGCGAATTCGCGCCTATGAGCTGGCGTTCCGCATGCAGATGTCGGTGCCCGAGGTACTGTCGTTCGACCGCGAGACAGTCGCGACCCAAGCGCTTTATGGTCTCGACCGCAAAGAGTCCCGCGTCTTTGGTCAACAGTGCCTTGCCGCCCGGCGGCTGGTCGAACGCGGCGTGCGCTTCGTACAGATCTTTCACGGCTCGAACGGCGGCGCCGGGGCCTGGGACGCTCACAGCAATTTGAAAAACGGCCACGCGGCCCTGTGCGATCAGGTCGATCAACCGATCGCCGCCTTGCTGGAAGACCTCAAACAGCGCGGCCTGCTCGACGAGACCCTCGTGGTTTGGGCCACCGAGTTCGGCCGCACGCCTGGCGCCCAGAACTCCGATGGACGCGATCATCACCCCTACGGTTTCAGCGTCTGGCTGGCCGGTGGCGGCACCCAGGGCGGCACCGTGCACGGCGCGACCGACGAGTTGGGCTTCCACGCCGTTGAGAACCGCCACTACGTGACCGACATCCATGCCACGGTGATGCACCAATTGGGCCTCGACCCGCGCCGCCTCGAAGTTCCCGGGCGTAAGCGTCTGGAGATCGACTTCGGTAGCCCCATCCGGGAAATCTTGGCGTAG
- a CDS encoding PSD1 and planctomycete cytochrome C domain-containing protein, producing MLPGNRLPLPLVFAFAGLLGAGASAAEPADQLYLREVKPVLERRCYACHGALSQRNNLRLDTAASILAGGDSGPAVEPGQPEQSLLYRAITGADDAVTMPLEGKPLAAEEVAAVGNWIAAGAPQPAGELPQPRPEDHWSFRPPRRAALPAASRDASATSNPIDLFLGAAQHAAGVQPVAPAPPELLLRRVYIDLVGVPPTRAELSRFLADPSDEAYRRVVDELLASPLYGQRWGRHWMDVWRYADWAGYGAEVRDSQLHIWHWRDWIIESLNADRGYDQMIREMLAGDEIAPLDQQTLRATGFLARNWYRFNRNVWLDNAVEHTSKAFLGLTFNCARCHDHKYDPIAQTDYYRLRACFEPHQIRAERLPGQSDVTIAAIPRAYDADPGTPTYLFVRGNEADPDKQQSLSPGLPSALAPESLAIVPVPLPVAAYYPGYQPYVQLETLAAAQAAVAAATDDAQRGASALALAALEARVAADRARYGAPVLPDAHEVAKSAQQREREAAVAAAEVAANQATAAVDAAQDQVKAKPDDPSAKQSLAKAEEAAKAASERLAAARNALAQPLDGNYTPLTAVYPATSTGRRLALARWIADGRNPLTARVAVNHIWLRHFGSALVESVFDFGHHGSLPAHPELLDWLAVELVEHGWSMKHLHRLIVTAEAYRRMSTARDAQPQSLAADPDNRLLWRMNPRRMEAEVVRDSLLAISGSLDASPGGPDLPHDQGLSSLRRSVYFQHAHEKQMTFLKLFDAASMTECYRRTESIVPQQGLALANSDFVRNQARQIAATLAAQPPEQFIDAAFETALSRAPSRDERQACLKFLERQQALLAAPERLTAFADATDTPARAPERRAREDLVHVLLNHNDFVTIR from the coding sequence CCAGGAAATCGCCTGCCGCTGCCGTTGGTGTTTGCCTTTGCCGGCCTGCTGGGCGCCGGGGCATCGGCGGCCGAACCGGCGGACCAGCTTTATTTGCGCGAGGTCAAACCGGTTCTCGAGCGGCGCTGTTACGCCTGCCACGGCGCGCTCTCGCAACGCAACAATTTGCGGCTCGACACGGCCGCGAGCATCCTCGCCGGCGGCGACAGCGGCCCGGCCGTCGAGCCGGGGCAGCCCGAGCAGAGCCTGCTCTATCGGGCCATCACCGGGGCGGACGACGCGGTGACGATGCCTCTGGAAGGCAAGCCGTTAGCGGCCGAGGAAGTTGCCGCCGTAGGCAACTGGATCGCGGCCGGCGCACCACAGCCAGCCGGTGAGCTGCCGCAACCGCGTCCCGAAGATCATTGGTCATTCCGCCCGCCGCGCCGGGCCGCCTTGCCCGCCGCTTCCCGCGACGCTTCCGCGACGAGCAATCCGATCGACCTGTTCCTCGGTGCCGCGCAGCACGCCGCGGGAGTGCAACCGGTTGCGCCCGCCCCGCCCGAGCTGCTGTTGCGCCGGGTGTACATCGACCTGGTGGGCGTGCCTCCTACGCGCGCCGAGCTGTCACGGTTTCTGGCCGACCCCTCGGACGAGGCCTACCGCCGCGTGGTCGACGAGCTGCTCGCCAGCCCGCTCTATGGCCAGCGCTGGGGGCGCCACTGGATGGACGTCTGGCGTTATGCCGATTGGGCCGGCTACGGGGCCGAGGTGCGTGACAGCCAGTTGCACATCTGGCATTGGCGCGATTGGATCATCGAGTCGCTCAACGCCGATCGCGGTTACGATCAGATGATCCGCGAAATGCTCGCCGGCGACGAAATTGCCCCGCTCGACCAGCAAACCTTGCGCGCCACGGGCTTTCTGGCCCGCAATTGGTACCGCTTCAATCGCAACGTCTGGCTGGACAACGCCGTCGAGCACACGTCGAAGGCGTTTCTAGGACTGACGTTCAATTGTGCGCGGTGTCACGATCACAAATACGACCCGATCGCACAGACCGACTACTACCGACTGCGGGCCTGTTTCGAGCCGCACCAGATTCGCGCCGAACGGCTACCGGGGCAGTCCGACGTGACGATCGCCGCCATTCCGCGGGCCTACGACGCGGATCCCGGCACGCCGACCTACTTATTCGTGCGCGGCAACGAGGCCGACCCGGATAAACAGCAATCGCTCAGCCCCGGTCTGCCGTCGGCGCTGGCCCCTGAGTCGCTGGCGATCGTGCCTGTTCCGCTCCCCGTGGCGGCATACTATCCCGGTTACCAGCCATACGTGCAGCTCGAAACGCTGGCCGCGGCGCAGGCGGCTGTGGCTGCCGCCACGGATGACGCACAACGCGGGGCTTCGGCGTTGGCGTTGGCCGCTCTCGAAGCCCGCGTGGCCGCAGACCGCGCTCGGTATGGCGCGCCCGTTTTGCCCGACGCTCACGAAGTCGCCAAAAGTGCTCAGCAGCGCGAGCGCGAAGCCGCGGTCGCTGCCGCCGAAGTAGCGGCCAACCAGGCCACGGCCGCAGTGGACGCGGCCCAAGACCAGGTCAAGGCGAAGCCCGACGACCCATCGGCAAAGCAGAGCCTGGCCAAGGCCGAGGAAGCCGCGAAGGCGGCCAGCGAACGTCTGGCCGCAGCCCGGAACGCATTGGCGCAGCCGCTCGACGGCAATTACACGCCTTTGACGGCCGTTTATCCGGCGACGAGCACGGGCCGGCGTTTGGCGCTGGCCCGGTGGATTGCCGATGGCCGCAACCCGCTCACGGCGCGGGTGGCTGTGAACCACATCTGGCTCCGCCATTTCGGCTCGGCCCTGGTCGAATCGGTCTTCGATTTCGGTCATCACGGCTCGCTGCCCGCGCACCCCGAACTGCTCGACTGGCTGGCGGTTGAATTGGTCGAGCATGGCTGGAGCATGAAGCACTTGCATCGACTGATCGTGACGGCCGAAGCGTATCGCCGCATGTCGACTGCGCGCGATGCACAGCCGCAGTCCCTTGCGGCCGATCCGGACAATCGCCTGCTGTGGCGGATGAATCCGCGGCGCATGGAAGCCGAAGTGGTGCGCGATAGCCTGCTGGCGATCTCCGGGTCGCTCGACGCGTCGCCCGGCGGTCCCGATCTGCCGCATGATCAGGGTCTGAGCAGCCTGCGGCGCAGCGTGTATTTTCAACACGCGCACGAGAAGCAGATGACGTTTCTCAAGCTGTTCGATGCCGCCAGCATGACCGAATGCTACCGCCGCACCGAATCGATCGTCCCCCAACAAGGCCTGGCGCTGGCCAACAGCGACTTTGTGCGGAACCAAGCGCGGCAAATCGCCGCGACGCTCGCCGCGCAACCACCCGAGCAGTTCATCGACGCGGCGTTCGAGACGGCCCTGTCTCGCGCGCCCAGCCGCGACGAACGGCAGGCTTGCCTCAAGTTTCTCGAGCGGCAACAGGCGCTACTCGCGGCGCCCGAGCGATTGACCGCTTTCGCAGATGCGACCGACACCCCGGCACGCGCGCCCGAGCGACGTGCCCGCGAGGACCTCGTGCACGTCCTGCTGAACCATAACGACTTCGTGACGATTCGCTGA